A window from Pan paniscus chromosome 14, NHGRI_mPanPan1-v2.0_pri, whole genome shotgun sequence encodes these proteins:
- the LOC100983617 gene encoding protocadherin-8 isoform X2 yields the protein MSPVRRWGSPCLFPLQLFSLCWVLSVAQSKTVRYSTFEEDAPGTVIGTLAEDLHMKVSGDTSFRLMKQFNSSLLRVREGDGQLTVGDAGLDRERLCGQAPQCVLAFDVVSFSQEQFRLVHVEVEVRDVNDHAPLFPRAQIPVEVSEGAAVGTRIPLEVPVDEDVGANGLQTVRLAEPHSPFRVELQTRADGAQCADLVLLQELDRESQAAYSLELVAQDGGRPPRSATAALSVRVLDANDHSPAFPQGAVAEVELAEDAPVGSLLLDLDAADPDEGPNGDVVFAFGARTPPEARRLFRLDPRSGRLTLAGPVDYERQDTYELDVRAQDRGPGPRAATCKVIVRIRDVNDNAPDIAITPLAAPGAPAASPFAAAAAAAALGGADASSPAGAGTPEAGATSLVPEGAARESLVALVSTSDRDSGANGQVRCALYGHEHFRLQPAYAGSYLVVTAASLDRERIAEYNLTLVAEDRGAPPLRTVRPYTVRVGDENDNAPLFTRPVYEVSVRENNPPGAYLATVAARDRDLGRNGQVTYRLLEAEVGRAGGAVSTYVSVDPATGAIYALRSFDYETLRQLDVRIQASDGGSPQLSSSALVQVRVLDQNDHAPVLVHPAPANGSLEVAVPGRTAKDTVVARVQARDADEGANGELAFELQQQEPREAFAIGRRTGEILLTGDLSQEPPGRVFRALLVISDGGRPPLTTTATVSFVVTAGGGRGPAAPASAGSPERSRPPGSRLGVSGSALQWDTPLIVIIVLAGSCTLLLAAIIAIATTCNRRKKEPYGASPGFGKEPAPPVAVWKGHSFNTISGREAEKFSGKDSGKGDSDFNDSDSDISGDALKKDLINHMQSGLWACTAECKILGHSDRCWSPSCSGPNAHPSPHPPAQMSTFCKSTSLPRDPLRRDNYYQAQLPKTVGLQSVYEKVLHRDYDRTVTLLSPPRPGRLPDLQEIGVPLYQSPPGRYLSPKKGANENV from the exons ATGAGTCCTGTGAGGCGTTGGGGCAGCCCCTGCCTTTTCCCCTTGCAGCTCTTCAGCCTCTGCTGGGTGCTCTCAGTGGCCCAGAGCAAAACAGTCCGATACAGCACCTTCGAGGAGGATGCCCCCGGCACGGTCATCGGGACCCTGGCCGAGGACCTGCATATGAAAGTATCGGGTGACACAAGCTTCCGCCTGATGAAGCAATTCAACAGCTCTCTGCTCCGGGTGCGCGAAGGCGACGGGCAGCTGACCGTCGGGGACGCCGGCCTGGACCGCGAGCGGCTGTGTGGCCAGGCCCCGCAGTGCGTGCTGGCCTTCGATGTGGTCAGCTTCTCGCAGGAGCAGTTCCGGCTGGTGCACGTGGAGGTAGAGGTGAGGGACGTCAACGACCACGCGCCGCTCTTCCCCAGGGCCCAGATCCCGGTAGAGGTGTCCGAGGGTGCGGCAGTGGGCACGCGCATCCCCTTGGAGGTGCCGGTGGACGAGGACGTGGGCGCCAACGGGCTGCAGACCGTGCGCCTGGCCGAGCCGCACAGCCCCTTTCGCGTGGAGCTGCAGACGCGAGCGGACGGCGCTCAGTGCGCAGACCTGGTGCTGCTGCAGGAGCTGGACCGCGAGAGCCAGGCCGCCTACAGCCTGGAGCTGGTGGCCCAGGACGGCGGCCGCCCGCCGCGCTCCGCCACGGCTGCCCTCAGCGTGCGCGTCCTGGATGCGAATGACCACAGCCCGGCCTTCCCGCAGGGCGCCGTGGCCGAAGTGGAGCTGGCGGAAGACGCGCCCGTGGGCTCCCTGCTTCTCGACCTGGACGCAGCCGACCCCGACGAGGGACCTAACGGCGACGTGGTGTTCGCTTTTGGCGCCCGCACCCCGCCGGAGGCGCGCCGCCTCTTTCGGCTTGACCCGCGATCAGGCCGCCTCACCCTGGCCGGGCCCGTGGACTACGAGCGTCAGGACACCTACGAGCTGGACGTGCGGGCGCAGGACCGCGGACCCGGGCCCCGCGCTGCCACCTGCAAGGTCATCGTGCGCATCCGAGACGTCAATGACAACGCACCCGACATCGCCATCACCCCGCTGGCCGCCCCAGGCGCGCCGGCAGCCTCACCCttcgccgctgccgccgccgccgctgcacTCGGGGGAGCGGACGCTAGCTCGCCGGCGGGAGCCGGGACGCCGGAGGCTGGTGCCACTTCGCTGGTGCCGGAGGGGGCGGCGCGCGAGAGCCTGGTGGCCCTGGTCAGCACCTCGGACAGGGACTCGGGCGCCAACGGGCAAGTGCGCTGCGCCCTCTATGGGCACGAGCACTTCCGGCTGCAGCCGGCCTACGCGGGCAGCTACCTGGTGGTGACCGCGGCGTCGCTGGACCGCGAACGCATCGCCGAGTACAACTTGACGCTGGTGGCCGAGGATCGCGGCGCGCCCCCGCTGCGCACAGTGCGGCCCTACACGGTGCGTGTGGGCGACGAGAACGACAACGCGCCGCTCTTCACGCGGCCGGTCTATGAGGTGTCGGTGCGCGAGAACAACCCGCCAGGCGCCTACCTGGCCACGGTGGCCGCCCGGGACCGGGACCTGGGCCGCAACGGCCAGGTCACCTACCGGctgctggaggcagaggtgggccgCGCCGGGGGCGCCGTGTCCACTTATGTCTCGGTGGACCCAGCTACCGGAGCCATCTACGCGCTGCGCAGCTTCGACTATGAGACGCTGCGCCAACTCGACGTTCGCATCCAAGCTAGCGACGGCGGCTCCCCTCAGCTTTCCAGCAGCGCCCTAGTGCAAGTGCGCGTGCTGGACCAGAACGACCATGCGCCAGTCCTGGTGCACCCGGCGCCAGCCAATGGCTCCCTAGAAGTGGCGGTGCCTGGGCGCACCGCAAAGGACACGGTTGTGGCCCGTGTGCAGGCCCGGGATGCAGACGAGGGAGCCAACGGGGAGCTGGCGTTCGAGCTGCAGCAGCAGGAGCCGCGCGAAGCCTTCGCCATCGGCCGCCGCACGGGGGAGATACTGCTCACCGGCGACCTCTCGCAGGAGCCACCCGGCCGCGTGTTCAGGGCGCTCCTGGTCATATCCGACGGCGGCCGTCCCCCGCTCACCACCACCGCAACTGTCAGCTTCGTGGTAACAGCAGGGGGCGGGCGTGGGCCGGCTGCGCCTGCCAGTGCAGGAAGCCCGGAGCGTTCCCGCCCGCCTGGCTCTCGGCTCGGGGTGTCCGGGTCGGCGCTGCAATGGGACACGCCGCTGATCGTCATCATCGTGCTGGCCGGGAGCTGCACGCTGCTGCTGGCCGCCATCATCGCCATCGCCACCACCTGCAACCGCCGCAAGAAGGAG CCCTACGGTGCCTCCCCGGGTTTTGGAAAGGAGCCGGCGCCCCCTGTGGCGGTGTGGAAAGGACACTCATTCAACACCATTTCTGGCAGAGAAGCAGAGAAGTTCAGCGGCAAAGACAGCGGTAAAGGGGACAGTGATTTCAACGACAGCGATTCCGACATCAGCGGGGACGCTCTGAAAAAGGATCTCATCAACCACATGCAGAGTG GACTGTGGGCGTGCACCGCTGAGTGTAAGATCCTGGGCCACTCTGACCGCTGCTGGAGCCCATCCTGCAGCGGGCCCAACGCACATCCATCGCCTCACCCACCAGCCCAGATGTCAACCTTCTGTAAGAGCACGTCCCTGCCTCGGGATCCTCTGCGCAGGGACAATTACTACCAGGCCCAGCTGCCCAAGACAGTGGGGCTGCAGAGCGTCTATGAGAAAGTACTGCACAGAGACTATGACAGGACAGTCACTCTGCTCTCCCCTCCCCGTCCAGGGAGGCTCCCAGATCTGCAGGAGATTGGAGTACCCCTCTACCAGTCCCCTCCTGGCAGGTACCTGTCCCCGAAGAAGGGAGCCAATGAAAATGTGTAA
- the LOC100983617 gene encoding protocadherin-8 isoform X1: MSPVRRWGSPCLFPLQLFSLCWVLSVAQSKTVRYSTFEEDAPGTVIGTLAEDLHMKVSGDTSFRLMKQFNSSLLRVREGDGQLTVGDAGLDRERLCGQAPQCVLAFDVVSFSQEQFRLVHVEVEVRDVNDHAPLFPRAQIPVEVSEGAAVGTRIPLEVPVDEDVGANGLQTVRLAEPHSPFRVELQTRADGAQCADLVLLQELDRESQAAYSLELVAQDGGRPPRSATAALSVRVLDANDHSPAFPQGAVAEVELAEDAPVGSLLLDLDAADPDEGPNGDVVFAFGARTPPEARRLFRLDPRSGRLTLAGPVDYERQDTYELDVRAQDRGPGPRAATCKVIVRIRDVNDNAPDIAITPLAAPGAPAASPFAAAAAAAALGGADASSPAGAGTPEAGATSLVPEGAARESLVALVSTSDRDSGANGQVRCALYGHEHFRLQPAYAGSYLVVTAASLDRERIAEYNLTLVAEDRGAPPLRTVRPYTVRVGDENDNAPLFTRPVYEVSVRENNPPGAYLATVAARDRDLGRNGQVTYRLLEAEVGRAGGAVSTYVSVDPATGAIYALRSFDYETLRQLDVRIQASDGGSPQLSSSALVQVRVLDQNDHAPVLVHPAPANGSLEVAVPGRTAKDTVVARVQARDADEGANGELAFELQQQEPREAFAIGRRTGEILLTGDLSQEPPGRVFRALLVISDGGRPPLTTTATVSFVVTAGGGRGPAAPASAGSPERSRPPGSRLGVSGSALQWDTPLIVIIVLAGSCTLLLAAIIAIATTCNRRKKEVRKGGALREERPGAAGGGASAPGSPEEAARGAGPRPNMFDVLTFPGTGKAPFGSPAADAPPPAVAAAEVPGSEGGSATGESACHFEGQQRLRGAHAEPYGASPGFGKEPAPPVAVWKGHSFNTISGREAEKFSGKDSGKGDSDFNDSDSDISGDALKKDLINHMQSGLWACTAECKILGHSDRCWSPSCSGPNAHPSPHPPAQMSTFCKSTSLPRDPLRRDNYYQAQLPKTVGLQSVYEKVLHRDYDRTVTLLSPPRPGRLPDLQEIGVPLYQSPPGRYLSPKKGANENV, translated from the exons ATGAGTCCTGTGAGGCGTTGGGGCAGCCCCTGCCTTTTCCCCTTGCAGCTCTTCAGCCTCTGCTGGGTGCTCTCAGTGGCCCAGAGCAAAACAGTCCGATACAGCACCTTCGAGGAGGATGCCCCCGGCACGGTCATCGGGACCCTGGCCGAGGACCTGCATATGAAAGTATCGGGTGACACAAGCTTCCGCCTGATGAAGCAATTCAACAGCTCTCTGCTCCGGGTGCGCGAAGGCGACGGGCAGCTGACCGTCGGGGACGCCGGCCTGGACCGCGAGCGGCTGTGTGGCCAGGCCCCGCAGTGCGTGCTGGCCTTCGATGTGGTCAGCTTCTCGCAGGAGCAGTTCCGGCTGGTGCACGTGGAGGTAGAGGTGAGGGACGTCAACGACCACGCGCCGCTCTTCCCCAGGGCCCAGATCCCGGTAGAGGTGTCCGAGGGTGCGGCAGTGGGCACGCGCATCCCCTTGGAGGTGCCGGTGGACGAGGACGTGGGCGCCAACGGGCTGCAGACCGTGCGCCTGGCCGAGCCGCACAGCCCCTTTCGCGTGGAGCTGCAGACGCGAGCGGACGGCGCTCAGTGCGCAGACCTGGTGCTGCTGCAGGAGCTGGACCGCGAGAGCCAGGCCGCCTACAGCCTGGAGCTGGTGGCCCAGGACGGCGGCCGCCCGCCGCGCTCCGCCACGGCTGCCCTCAGCGTGCGCGTCCTGGATGCGAATGACCACAGCCCGGCCTTCCCGCAGGGCGCCGTGGCCGAAGTGGAGCTGGCGGAAGACGCGCCCGTGGGCTCCCTGCTTCTCGACCTGGACGCAGCCGACCCCGACGAGGGACCTAACGGCGACGTGGTGTTCGCTTTTGGCGCCCGCACCCCGCCGGAGGCGCGCCGCCTCTTTCGGCTTGACCCGCGATCAGGCCGCCTCACCCTGGCCGGGCCCGTGGACTACGAGCGTCAGGACACCTACGAGCTGGACGTGCGGGCGCAGGACCGCGGACCCGGGCCCCGCGCTGCCACCTGCAAGGTCATCGTGCGCATCCGAGACGTCAATGACAACGCACCCGACATCGCCATCACCCCGCTGGCCGCCCCAGGCGCGCCGGCAGCCTCACCCttcgccgctgccgccgccgccgctgcacTCGGGGGAGCGGACGCTAGCTCGCCGGCGGGAGCCGGGACGCCGGAGGCTGGTGCCACTTCGCTGGTGCCGGAGGGGGCGGCGCGCGAGAGCCTGGTGGCCCTGGTCAGCACCTCGGACAGGGACTCGGGCGCCAACGGGCAAGTGCGCTGCGCCCTCTATGGGCACGAGCACTTCCGGCTGCAGCCGGCCTACGCGGGCAGCTACCTGGTGGTGACCGCGGCGTCGCTGGACCGCGAACGCATCGCCGAGTACAACTTGACGCTGGTGGCCGAGGATCGCGGCGCGCCCCCGCTGCGCACAGTGCGGCCCTACACGGTGCGTGTGGGCGACGAGAACGACAACGCGCCGCTCTTCACGCGGCCGGTCTATGAGGTGTCGGTGCGCGAGAACAACCCGCCAGGCGCCTACCTGGCCACGGTGGCCGCCCGGGACCGGGACCTGGGCCGCAACGGCCAGGTCACCTACCGGctgctggaggcagaggtgggccgCGCCGGGGGCGCCGTGTCCACTTATGTCTCGGTGGACCCAGCTACCGGAGCCATCTACGCGCTGCGCAGCTTCGACTATGAGACGCTGCGCCAACTCGACGTTCGCATCCAAGCTAGCGACGGCGGCTCCCCTCAGCTTTCCAGCAGCGCCCTAGTGCAAGTGCGCGTGCTGGACCAGAACGACCATGCGCCAGTCCTGGTGCACCCGGCGCCAGCCAATGGCTCCCTAGAAGTGGCGGTGCCTGGGCGCACCGCAAAGGACACGGTTGTGGCCCGTGTGCAGGCCCGGGATGCAGACGAGGGAGCCAACGGGGAGCTGGCGTTCGAGCTGCAGCAGCAGGAGCCGCGCGAAGCCTTCGCCATCGGCCGCCGCACGGGGGAGATACTGCTCACCGGCGACCTCTCGCAGGAGCCACCCGGCCGCGTGTTCAGGGCGCTCCTGGTCATATCCGACGGCGGCCGTCCCCCGCTCACCACCACCGCAACTGTCAGCTTCGTGGTAACAGCAGGGGGCGGGCGTGGGCCGGCTGCGCCTGCCAGTGCAGGAAGCCCGGAGCGTTCCCGCCCGCCTGGCTCTCGGCTCGGGGTGTCCGGGTCGGCGCTGCAATGGGACACGCCGCTGATCGTCATCATCGTGCTGGCCGGGAGCTGCACGCTGCTGCTGGCCGCCATCATCGCCATCGCCACCACCTGCAACCGCCGCAAGAAGGAGGTGCGCAAAGGGGGGGCCCTCCGGGAAGAGCGGCccggggcggcgggcggcggaGCCTCGGCTCCCGGCTCCCCGGAGGAGGCCGCCCGGGGAGCCGGGCCCAGGCCCAACATGTTCGACGTGCTCACCTTCCCTGGCACCGGCAAAGCGCCCTTTGGCAGCCCCGCGGCGGACGCGCCTCCGCCTGCGGTCGCCGCGGCCGAAGTGCCGGGCTCAGAGGGCGGCAGCGCCACTGGGGAAAGCGCCTGTCACTTCGAGGGGCAGCAGCGGCTCCGCGGCGCGCACGCCGAG CCCTACGGTGCCTCCCCGGGTTTTGGAAAGGAGCCGGCGCCCCCTGTGGCGGTGTGGAAAGGACACTCATTCAACACCATTTCTGGCAGAGAAGCAGAGAAGTTCAGCGGCAAAGACAGCGGTAAAGGGGACAGTGATTTCAACGACAGCGATTCCGACATCAGCGGGGACGCTCTGAAAAAGGATCTCATCAACCACATGCAGAGTG GACTGTGGGCGTGCACCGCTGAGTGTAAGATCCTGGGCCACTCTGACCGCTGCTGGAGCCCATCCTGCAGCGGGCCCAACGCACATCCATCGCCTCACCCACCAGCCCAGATGTCAACCTTCTGTAAGAGCACGTCCCTGCCTCGGGATCCTCTGCGCAGGGACAATTACTACCAGGCCCAGCTGCCCAAGACAGTGGGGCTGCAGAGCGTCTATGAGAAAGTACTGCACAGAGACTATGACAGGACAGTCACTCTGCTCTCCCCTCCCCGTCCAGGGAGGCTCCCAGATCTGCAGGAGATTGGAGTACCCCTCTACCAGTCCCCTCCTGGCAGGTACCTGTCCCCGAAGAAGGGAGCCAATGAAAATGTGTAA